The Danio rerio strain Tuebingen ecotype United States chromosome 10, GRCz12tu, whole genome shotgun sequence genome contains a region encoding:
- the si:dkey-27b3.4 gene encoding uncharacterized protein si:dkey-27b3.4 isoform X1 has protein sequence MKAKESYCITNALPSDPPLVLTSHSFVKEEENGQTMDCAVDDFKRMLHNKASGLKESSSVKKCDVILYFCPITSRAGTDIDAAMKHLNQITSDLQASKLAIVVVLHITFDPDKIISDSEKIIKQENTYAVDCLLCETDGLLECQKNAEAIKKTANHFKSKKLTSFYCLTKDDRNTSSPIYENTESTPLIHSDDSSEGVIQRQEDVPRHEDKLRQADKLRQDACCFCGVCFFFCCGWLCECKPYKRICACCHCQK, from the exons atgaaagcgaAAGAAAGTTATTGCATCACGAATGCATTGCCCAGTGATCCACCGCTCGTCCTGACATCGCACTCCTTTgtaaaagaagaagaaaacg GACAAACAATGGATTGTGCTGTTGACGATTTCAAGAGAATGCTTCATAATAAAGCATCTGGCCTGAAAGAGTCCTCTTCAGTTAAGAAGTGTGATGTCATATTGTACTTCTGCCCCATTACTTCACGAGCAGGAACTGATATTGATGCTGCAATGAAGCACCTTAATCAAATCACAAGTGACTTACAAG CTTCCAAACTTGCCATCGTTGTGGTGCTCCATATCACGTTTGACCCAGATAAAATAATATCTGACAGTGAAAAAATTATCAAGCAAGAGAACACATATGCTGTAGACTGTCTGCTTTGTGAAACTGATGGATTACTGGAATGTCAGAAGAATGCAGAAGCaattaaaaaaactgcaaatCACTTCAAAAGCAAG AAGCTGACTTCATTTTATTGCTTGACAA AAGATGATAGGAACACTTCTTCACCCATATACGAGAATACAGAAAGTACCCCGCTGATTCACAGTGACGACTCAAGTGAAGGAGTCATACAAAGACAAGAAGATGTACCAAGACATGAAGACAAACTAAGACAAGCAGACAAACTAAGACAAGATGCTTGTTGTTTTTGTGGGGTTTGCTTCTTCTTTTGTTGTGGTTGGCTTTGTGAATGTAAACCTTATAAAAGAATATGTGCATGTTGTCACTGTCAGAAATAA
- the si:dkey-27b3.4 gene encoding uncharacterized protein si:dkey-27b3.4 isoform X2, whose translation MKAKESYCITNALPSDPPLVLTSHSFVKEEENGQTMDCAVDDFKRMLHNKASGLKESSSVKKCDVILYFCPITSRAGTDIDAAMKHLNQITSDLQASKLAIVVVLHITFDPDKIISDSEKIIKQENTYAVDCLLCETDGLLECQKNAEAIKKTANHFKSKKMIGTLLHPYTRIQKVPR comes from the exons atgaaagcgaAAGAAAGTTATTGCATCACGAATGCATTGCCCAGTGATCCACCGCTCGTCCTGACATCGCACTCCTTTgtaaaagaagaagaaaacg GACAAACAATGGATTGTGCTGTTGACGATTTCAAGAGAATGCTTCATAATAAAGCATCTGGCCTGAAAGAGTCCTCTTCAGTTAAGAAGTGTGATGTCATATTGTACTTCTGCCCCATTACTTCACGAGCAGGAACTGATATTGATGCTGCAATGAAGCACCTTAATCAAATCACAAGTGACTTACAAG CTTCCAAACTTGCCATCGTTGTGGTGCTCCATATCACGTTTGACCCAGATAAAATAATATCTGACAGTGAAAAAATTATCAAGCAAGAGAACACATATGCTGTAGACTGTCTGCTTTGTGAAACTGATGGATTACTGGAATGTCAGAAGAATGCAGAAGCaattaaaaaaactgcaaatCACTTCAAAAGCAAG AAGATGATAGGAACACTTCTTCACCCATATACGAGAATACAGAAAGTACCCCGCTGA